In Syngnathoides biaculeatus isolate LvHL_M unplaced genomic scaffold, ASM1980259v1 ctg195_pilon_pilon, whole genome shotgun sequence, a single window of DNA contains:
- the LOC133497173 gene encoding transcription factor 7-like, with product MLFMKEQRPVVMAAAEGQDSATVNRLLGQMWESLSLAEQLEYYIKSEQLSRIHAAMYPDWNNHGRRPKRKWCRAVSSQNHLRENHLSVHAPHLAGPVPVPPDLAVPAPVTPTGPNGDFVSTFFSRVGTDVTSALFGLVEAVEAQEVVAGGRTSP from the exons ATGCTCTTCATGAAAGAGCAGCGACCTGTTGTCATGGCTGCTGCGGAAGGGCAAGACAGCGCCACTGTCAACAGGCTCCTGGGTCAGATG TGGGAGTCGCTGTCGCTGGCTGAGCAGCTGGAATATTATATTAAATCTGAGCAGCTCAGCCGGATCCACGCCGCCATGTACCCGGACTGGAACAACCAT ggGAGAAGGCCAAAGAGGAAGTGGTGCCGTGCAGTCAGCAGCCAAAACCATCTGAGGGAAAATCATCTCAGCG TGCATGCGCCACACTTGGCTGGACCGGTTCCAGTACCCCCAGACTTGGCTGTACCGGCCCCAGTGACCCCAACAGGGCCCAACGGGGACTTTGTTTCCACTTTTTTCTCGCGGGTTGGCACTGACGTGACCTCGGCCTTATTCGGGCTTGTGGAGGCAGTGGAGGCGCAGGAAGTTGTTGCGGGTGGCCGTACGAGCCCATAA